The Pseudomonas berkeleyensis genome includes a region encoding these proteins:
- a CDS encoding bile acid:sodium symporter family protein, whose translation MHALIALSRFVGNTFAVWVLLFAILAFFQPTWFLPLTSWIVPLLGLIMFGMGLTLKAADFREVARRPLAVLVGVLAQFIIMPGTAWLLCQLFALPPEIAVGVILVGCCPGGTASNVITWFARGDLALSVSITSVTTLLAPIVTPTLIWLLASEWLPVSFSAMFISILKMVLLPIILGLIVQRLLGERVKTAVDVLPLISVLSIVAIVAAVVAASQARIAESGLLIMLVVVLHNSIGLTLGYLAARLCGMPLAQRKTMSIEVGMQNSGLGAALASAHFSPLAAVPSALFSVWHNLSGALIATVFRRMGQDAEKSAN comes from the coding sequence ATGCATGCACTGATCGCCCTCAGCCGCTTCGTCGGCAACACCTTCGCCGTCTGGGTGTTGCTGTTCGCCATTCTGGCGTTCTTCCAACCGACGTGGTTCCTGCCACTGACCAGCTGGATCGTGCCGCTGCTCGGGCTGATCATGTTCGGCATGGGCCTGACCCTGAAAGCCGCCGATTTCCGCGAGGTGGCGCGTCGCCCCTTGGCCGTGCTGGTGGGTGTGCTGGCGCAGTTCATCATCATGCCCGGCACGGCCTGGCTACTGTGCCAGCTGTTCGCCCTGCCGCCGGAAATCGCCGTCGGCGTGATTCTGGTCGGCTGCTGCCCAGGCGGCACCGCCTCCAACGTGATCACCTGGTTCGCCCGTGGCGACCTGGCACTGTCGGTGTCGATCACCTCGGTTACCACCCTGCTCGCGCCCATCGTCACGCCGACATTGATCTGGCTGCTGGCGTCGGAGTGGCTGCCGGTATCCTTCAGCGCGATGTTCATTTCGATCCTGAAAATGGTGCTGCTGCCGATCATCCTCGGCTTGATCGTGCAACGCCTGCTGGGTGAACGAGTGAAAACCGCCGTGGACGTGCTGCCGCTGATCTCGGTGCTGAGCATCGTCGCCATAGTCGCCGCCGTGGTGGCCGCCAGCCAGGCACGAATCGCCGAGTCCGGCCTGCTGATCATGCTGGTAGTGGTTCTGCACAACAGCATCGGCCTGACACTCGGCTACCTGGCCGCCCGCCTGTGCGGCATGCCGCTGGCGCAGCGCAAGACCATGTCCATTGAAGTCGGTATGCAGAACTCCGGGCTCGGCGCCGCTCTGGCCAGCGCCCATTTCAGCCCGCTGGCGGCCGTACCCAGCGCCTTGTTCAGCGTCTGGCACAACCTCTCCGGCGCCCTGATCGCCACGGTCTTCCGGCGCATGGGTCAGGACGCCGAGAAGAGCGCCAACTGA
- a CDS encoding MurR/RpiR family transcriptional regulator, with protein MRNLLEQIQSRLDDLNKAERKVAEVILHDPQQATRLSIAALAQAAGVSEPTVNRFCRSFGTNGYPELKMQLAQSLASGAAYVSRAVAADDGPDAYTRKIFGSTIASLDSACQSLDPQHISRAVDLLIQARQIHFFGLGASASVALDAQHKFFRFNLAVSAHSDVLMQRMIASVAHTGDLFVIISYTGRTRELVEVARLARENGASVLGLTAAGSPLARASTLSLDIPLPEDTDIYMPMTSRIIQLTVLDVLATGVTLRRGVDFQPHLRKIKESLGASRYPADEEPL; from the coding sequence GTGCGCAACCTGCTGGAACAGATCCAGAGCCGCCTGGACGACCTGAACAAGGCCGAACGCAAGGTGGCCGAAGTGATCCTCCACGATCCGCAGCAGGCCACTCGCCTGAGCATCGCTGCCCTCGCCCAGGCTGCCGGCGTCAGCGAGCCGACGGTCAACCGCTTCTGCCGCTCGTTCGGCACCAATGGCTACCCGGAACTGAAGATGCAGCTGGCGCAAAGCCTGGCCAGCGGCGCCGCCTACGTCAGCCGCGCGGTCGCGGCCGATGATGGCCCCGATGCCTATACCCGGAAGATCTTCGGCAGCACCATCGCCTCGCTGGACAGCGCCTGCCAGAGCCTCGACCCGCAGCACATCAGCCGCGCCGTCGACCTGCTGATCCAGGCCCGGCAGATCCACTTCTTCGGCCTTGGCGCCTCGGCCTCGGTGGCGCTGGATGCCCAGCACAAGTTCTTTCGCTTCAACCTGGCGGTCTCGGCCCATTCCGACGTGCTGATGCAACGCATGATCGCCTCGGTGGCGCACACCGGTGACCTGTTCGTGATCATTTCCTACACCGGACGCACCCGTGAACTGGTCGAGGTAGCGCGCCTGGCTCGCGAAAACGGCGCCTCGGTGCTCGGCCTCACTGCCGCCGGCTCGCCACTGGCCAGGGCCAGCACCCTGAGCCTGGACATTCCGCTGCCGGAAGACACCGACATCTACATGCCGATGACCTCGCGCATCATCCAGCTCACCGTGCTCGACGTGCTTGCTACCGGCGTCACCCTGCGCCGCGGCGTGGATTTCCAGCCGCACCTGCGCAAGATCAAGGAAAGCCTAGGTGCCAGCCGTTACCCGGCGGATGAAGAGCCGCTGTAA
- a CDS encoding 4'-phosphopantetheinyl transferase family protein: protein MNTYHPACCSALDDHDPLPRPLAGAHLISTRFDPAQFAAGDCERCDIPPVRGVAKRQSEYLAGRLCAREALRRLNGHAIAPAVGEDRAPQWPAGVSGSITHGDNWAAALVAASDRWRAIGMDVERLLPTERALRLQGEILTPDELSRLDDLDDQARALRISLTFSFKESLFKALYPLTLTHFYFHDAELLDCDHDSARLRLLIDLNHDWRTGAELDGQFALFDGRVLSLVAVEA from the coding sequence ATGAACACCTATCACCCCGCCTGCTGCAGCGCGCTCGACGATCACGATCCTCTGCCACGCCCACTGGCCGGCGCGCACCTGATCAGCACCCGCTTCGACCCGGCGCAGTTCGCCGCAGGCGACTGCGAGCGTTGCGACATTCCCCCGGTACGCGGCGTGGCCAAGCGCCAGAGTGAATACCTGGCCGGCCGCCTGTGTGCCCGTGAAGCCCTGCGTCGCCTCAACGGCCATGCCATTGCCCCCGCCGTCGGGGAAGATCGCGCGCCACAGTGGCCCGCTGGCGTAAGCGGCTCAATCACCCATGGCGATAACTGGGCCGCCGCCCTGGTGGCCGCCAGCGACCGCTGGCGCGCCATCGGCATGGACGTGGAACGCCTGCTACCAACCGAGCGCGCCCTGCGCCTGCAAGGCGAAATCCTCACGCCAGACGAACTGTCACGCCTCGACGACCTAGACGACCAGGCCCGAGCCCTGCGCATCAGCCTGACCTTCTCGTTCAAGGAAAGCCTGTTCAAGGCGCTCTACCCGCTGACCCTGACGCACTTCTACTTCCATGACGCCGAGCTGCTGGACTGCGACCACGACAGCGCGCGCCTGCGCCTGCTGATCGACCTGAATCACGACTGGCGCACCGGCGCCGAACTGGACGGGCAATTCGCTCTGTTCGACGGCAGGGTGCTGAGCCTGGTGGCGGTAGAGGCCTGA
- the sugE gene encoding quaternary ammonium compound efflux SMR transporter SugE, with translation MSWIILLLAGLFEVGWAIGLKYTEGFTRPLPTLLTVSAMLVSLGLLGLAMKELPLGTAYAIWTGVGAVGTVIAGIILFGESMALMRLASVALIVTGLIGLKMSH, from the coding sequence ATGTCCTGGATCATTCTGCTGCTTGCCGGCCTGTTCGAAGTCGGCTGGGCCATCGGCCTGAAGTACACCGAAGGTTTCACCCGCCCCCTGCCGACCCTGCTGACCGTCAGCGCCATGCTGGTCAGCCTCGGCCTGCTCGGCCTGGCCATGAAGGAATTGCCACTGGGCACCGCCTACGCGATCTGGACCGGCGTCGGCGCCGTGGGCACGGTGATCGCCGGCATCATCCTGTTCGGTGAATCCATGGCGCTGATGCGCCTGGCCAGTGTCGCACTGATCGTTACCGGGCTGATCGGCCTGAAGATGAGTCACTAA
- a CDS encoding MFS transporter, with protein sequence MSQQSQFALLGKKRFLPFFVTQLLGAFNDNIFKQSLILVILFKLNTDADRDLLVNLCALLFILPFFLFSALGGQFGEKFAKDALIRKLKLVEVFILFAGAAGVLFNNLTLMLAVLFAMGTQSALFGPVKYSILPQHLQEKELVGGNALVEMGTFLAILAGTIGAGVMMASSHYAPIVAGSVVVVALIGYLASLGIPRAEPAMPSLRIDWNIFRQTWLTLKLGLGQRPAVSRSLVGNSWFWFLGAVYLTQIPAYAKQWLYGDESVVTLILTVFSLGIGLGSMLCERMSGHKVEIGLVPFGSIGLTLFGMLLWWFSGGFPQGDGLHDWMALLGYGQAWWILGCILGIGLFGGFYIVPLYALIQSRTVEHERARVIAANNILNALFMVASAIVAILFLSVAGLSIPQLFLVISLMNVAVNSYIFKIVPEFSMRFLIWLLGHSMYRVEHKGLQAIPEEGPAVLVCNHVSFVDALLIGGAIRRPVRFVMYYKIYDLPVLNFIFRTAGTVPIAGRNEDLLIYDAAFKKIAEYLRNGELVCIFPEGKLTGDGEINEFKAGVERILEENPVPVIPMALQGLWGSFFSRDPNKGFFRRLWSRVCLVAGAPVAPELAKRETLQAQVEALRGDWR encoded by the coding sequence ATGTCTCAACAATCGCAATTCGCTCTGCTCGGCAAGAAGCGCTTTCTGCCGTTTTTCGTGACGCAATTGCTCGGCGCCTTCAACGACAACATCTTCAAGCAGTCGCTGATTCTCGTCATTCTGTTCAAGCTCAACACGGACGCCGACCGCGACCTTCTGGTCAATCTGTGCGCGTTGCTGTTCATCCTGCCGTTCTTCCTGTTCTCCGCGCTCGGCGGTCAGTTCGGTGAGAAGTTCGCCAAGGACGCGTTGATCCGCAAGCTCAAGCTGGTGGAGGTGTTCATCCTCTTTGCCGGTGCCGCCGGTGTGCTGTTCAACAATCTCACGCTGATGCTCGCCGTGCTGTTCGCCATGGGCACGCAGTCGGCGCTGTTCGGCCCGGTGAAGTATTCGATCCTGCCGCAGCATCTGCAGGAAAAAGAGCTGGTCGGTGGTAACGCCCTGGTGGAGATGGGCACCTTCCTGGCGATTCTGGCCGGCACCATCGGCGCCGGAGTCATGATGGCCAGCAGTCACTATGCGCCTATCGTCGCCGGCTCCGTGGTGGTGGTGGCGCTGATCGGCTACCTGGCCAGTCTGGGCATCCCTCGCGCTGAGCCGGCCATGCCGTCGCTGCGCATCGACTGGAACATCTTCCGTCAGACCTGGCTGACCCTGAAGCTCGGCCTCGGCCAGCGCCCGGCGGTGTCGCGCTCGCTGGTCGGCAACTCCTGGTTCTGGTTCCTCGGCGCGGTGTACCTGACGCAGATTCCCGCCTACGCCAAGCAGTGGCTGTATGGCGACGAGAGTGTGGTGACGCTGATCCTCACCGTGTTCTCGCTGGGTATCGGGCTGGGCTCGATGCTCTGTGAGCGCATGAGTGGGCACAAGGTGGAGATTGGTCTGGTGCCGTTCGGCTCCATCGGCCTGACCCTGTTCGGCATGCTGCTGTGGTGGTTCTCTGGCGGATTCCCGCAGGGCGACGGGCTGCATGACTGGATGGCGCTGCTGGGTTACGGCCAGGCTTGGTGGATTCTCGGCTGCATCCTTGGCATCGGTCTGTTCGGCGGCTTCTATATCGTGCCGCTGTACGCGTTGATCCAGTCGCGTACCGTCGAGCACGAGCGGGCGCGGGTAATCGCTGCCAACAACATTCTCAACGCTTTGTTCATGGTGGCGTCGGCCATCGTCGCGATTCTCTTCCTCAGCGTGGCCGGGCTGTCGATTCCGCAGTTGTTCCTGGTGATCTCGCTGATGAACGTCGCGGTCAACAGCTACATCTTCAAGATCGTCCCCGAGTTCAGCATGCGCTTTCTCATCTGGCTGCTGGGGCATTCGATGTACCGCGTCGAGCACAAGGGCCTGCAGGCGATCCCCGAAGAAGGCCCGGCGGTGCTGGTGTGCAATCACGTGTCGTTCGTCGATGCGTTGCTGATCGGTGGTGCGATCCGCCGGCCGGTGCGCTTCGTCATGTACTACAAGATCTACGACCTGCCGGTGCTCAACTTCATCTTCCGCACTGCCGGCACCGTGCCGATCGCCGGGCGTAACGAGGATCTGCTGATCTATGACGCCGCGTTCAAGAAGATTGCCGAGTACCTGCGCAACGGCGAGCTGGTGTGCATCTTCCCTGAGGGCAAGTTGACCGGTGATGGCGAGATCAACGAGTTCAAGGCTGGGGTCGAGCGCATTCTCGAAGAGAATCCGGTGCCGGTGATCCCGATGGCGTTGCAGGGGCTGTGGGGCAGCTTCTTCAGTCGTGACCCGAACAAGGGCTTCTTCCGGCGCTTGTGGTCGCGGGTGTGTCTGGTAGCCGGTGCGCCGGTCGCGCCGGAGCTGGCCAAGCGCGAAACCTTGCAGGCTCAGGTCGAGGCATTGCGCGGCGATTGGCGTTGA